One Oryza glaberrima chromosome 10, OglaRS2, whole genome shotgun sequence DNA segment encodes these proteins:
- the LOC127786060 gene encoding uncharacterized protein LOC127786060, with protein MQQRRPASGRPSGTDGSDFSYRMVVDSRYQRVADGKSRLGRLILVQALHQVAGGALLLLALSKGAEMNKFAVMSVAAGLLAIVLGEIGRRRTMAVLLRMYTSLSSIAVAFSVACIIRSELFFKITKQNTESITSHELLEVVRVALGVLLQLVVIATTTRLLQNMSPPRRAS; from the exons atGCAGCAGCGGCGCCCCGCCTCCGGCCGGCCATCCGGGACGGACGGCTCCGACTTCTCCTACCGCATGGTCGTCGACTCAC GGTACCAGAGAGTTGCAGATGGCAAATCCCGCCTCGGCCGCCTCATCCTCGTGCAG gctcTGCACCAAGTGGCCGGGGGTGCGCTGCTGTTGCTCGCGCTGTCGAAGGGCGCGGAGATGAACAAGTTCGCCGTGATGTCCGTGGCTGCTGGACTGTTGGCCATTGTGCTGGGAGAAATAG GACGTAGGCGGACAATGGCTGTGCTGCTCCGGATGTACACAAGCTTGTCATCAATTGCTGTTGCATTCTCTGTGGCGTGCATTATTCGGTCAGAGTTGTTCTTCAAG ATCACGAAGCAAAATACAGAGTCCATAACAAGCCATGAACTATTGGAGGTGGTTCGTGTTGCTCTTG GTGTCCTGCTTCAATTGGTGGTTATAGCTACAACAACCAGACTTCTGCAAAATATGTCTCCTCCCAGGAGAGCTTCATGA
- the LOC127752925 gene encoding 21 kDa protein-like, whose protein sequence is MARSLSLLLLLVACFLVAGATAARPAPSTTGAAAMSSFVRTWCAGTEYPALCDATLAPYSAAVGTSPAKLAWAALTVTLSAARNATSAVRSIAARSSQSPHLPPVAAEAAGDCASELGDGVDALRRCVDAMARVAVGEESSSSSTAAARRKARFEVDNVRTWASAALTDDNMCMEGFKGEAAGGGGAREAVRGHIMGLLHLTANALGILNAMAKQI, encoded by the coding sequence ATGGCACGTAGCCTCTCGTTGCTGCTACTCCTCGTCGCGtgcttcctcgtcgccggcgccaccgcggctcggccggcgccgtcgacgaccggcgccgccgccatgagcaGCTTCGTGAGGACGTGGTGCGCGGGGACGGAGTACCCCGCCCTATGCGACGCGACGCTGGCGCCGtactcggcggcggtggggacgaGCCCGGCGAAGCTGGCGTGGGCGGCGCTGACGGTCACCCTCAGCGCCGCCCGCAACGCGACGTCGGCGGTGAGGTCCATCGCGGCGAGGTCGTCCCAGTCGCCCCACCTCCcgcccgtggcggcggaggcggccggggaCTGCGCCAgcgagctcggcgacggcgtggacgCGCTGCGGCGGTGCGTGGACGCCATggcccgcgtcgccgtcggcgaggagtcgtcgtcgtcgtcgacggcggcggcgaggaggaaggcgaggttCGAGGTGGACAACGTGCGGACGTGGGCCAGCGCGGCGCTCACCGACGACAACATGTGCATGGAAGGGTTCAAgggggaggccgccggcggcggcggcgccagggaGGCCGTCCGCGGCCACATCATgggcctcctccacctcaccgcCAACGCGCTCGGCATCCTCAACGCCATGGCCAAGCAAATATAA
- the LOC127785639 gene encoding uncharacterized protein LOC127785639, which produces MQARRAPATLLRRLLSLCAMAAVLLLSPSPAAAASAEPTTADDIIPALSGDDRWWWPADAPTAAAAPAGGGTGYDDAIAAVADDAVVVVAAPAAATAHRFRPRYDSAVSPGAKRELEHEARCGPRVPVRRGFPWPEWKPNCRREHGVAGAGGLGRRPWDEP; this is translated from the coding sequence ATGCAAGCTCGACGTGCTCCGGCAacactcctccgccgcctcctctccctgtgcgccatggcggcggtgctactgctctcgccgtcgccggcggcggcggcgtcagccgAGCCAACGACAGCAGACGACATTATCCCCGCCCTCTCCGGCGACGACAGATGGTGGTGGCCCGCCGAtgcaccgacggcggcggcggcacccgcCGGAGGGGGAACGGGATACGACGACGCCATCGCTGCCGTTGCTGACGatgcagtcgtcgtcgtcgctgcgccggcggcggcgacggcgcacaGGTTCAGGCCACGCTACGACTCCGCGGTCAGCCCGGGCGCGAAGCGGGAGCTCGAGCACGAGGCTCGCTGCGGGCCGCGCGTCCCCGTGCGGCGGGGCTTCCCGTGGCCGGAGTGGAAGCCCAACTGCCGCCGCGAACATGGcgtcgccggtgccggcggcTTGGGGCGGCGTCCCTGGGACGAGCCGTAG
- the LOC127785634 gene encoding uncharacterized protein LOC127785634 isoform X1: protein MLRLSATTLSPLASHPPLSGLHLRPRCRRLVLRLRALPAQDASPSARSLRLLEWGKVCDAVASFAGTSHGRETTKTQLWEVEDVSYEQSRRLLEETGAAVRLIDSAGGGIDFSGLDTVMVESAIHGVSGGAVIKGQEAMAIVSLMLFVESLQVTIKAAMKQDEDSHERLISLTETILDADINKSLVKSIQDVIDDDGSVKDTASPELRRYREQVQVLESRLYQLMDKLVRNADNEASVSEVCIVNGRCCIKVTGDKSSPFDGLLLSSGTDAGSMVEPIVAVPLNDELQQARALVAKAELDALSKMTDKILLELDNIRILLQATVELDKVAARAKYSIAYDGTYPDLYLPNFVNGTVSTATGGSISTISSAHLSKKSWKLCMPNAYHPLLLQQHQENLHRAKKDVASATAEIRRRRIYGQDNVEEDQLASDLDLMKIRVSQMEKDRPVPVDFFIAEGTTVLVITGPNTGGKTISLKTVGLASLMAKIGLYILASEPVKIPWFNAVYADIGDEQSLTQSLSTFSGHLKQIGAIRARSTSQSLVLLDEVGAGTNPLEGAALGMSLLESFAEAGSFLTLATTHHGELKTLKYSNDLFENACMEFDEDNLKPTFRILWGIPGRSNAINIAERLGLPSDIIESSRQLLGTAGAEINALIMDMENFKQQYQHHLQEAQYYVMQSKELHNNLEVAQKNIIDHTSAQRKRKARVISEYAVMARSIIRKKFQQFRESAIAKRVLEEEKAVQNDKPERLKDPEPTSTPAVKKAQNTNISMATTTEGEDNGIPEVGDLVYVPKLKNEATVVKIDSSKNEVQVQAGIMKLKLKFKDVKIQKRISR from the exons atGCTTCGCCTCTCCGCCACCACGCTCTCCCCCCTCGCCTCGCATCCTCCCCTCTccggcctccacctccgcccgcgctgccgccgcctcgtcctccgcctccgcgccctccCGGCCCAGGACGCGTCGCCCTCCGCGCgcagcctccgcctcctcgagTGGGGGAAGGTCTGCGACGCCGTCGCTTCCTTCGCCGGAACCTCCCACGGCCGGGAAACCACCAAG ACGCAGCTGTGGGAGGTGGAGGACGTGAGCTATGAGCAGAGCCGGAGGTTGCTGGAGGAGACCGGGGCGGCGGTGCGGCTGATTGACAGCGCCGGTGGAGGGATTGATTTCTCGGGGTTGGATACTGTAATG GTAGAGTCAGCAATACATGGTGTCTCCGGAGGTGCTGTGATAAAAGGTCAGGAAGCAATGGCCATTGTTAGCCTGATGCTCTTTGTTGAATCCTTGCAAGTAACTATCAAAGCTGCTATGAAGCAAGATGAGGACTCACATGAACGATTAATCAGTCTTACAGAAACG ATACTAGATGCTGACATTAATAAGTCATTGGTGAAATCAATACAAGATGTAATAGATGACGATGGCTCCGTAAAAGACACTGCA AGCCCTGAGCTAAGACGATATCGAGAGCAAGTCCAGGTCCTAGAGAGCAGG TTGTATCAGCTTATGGACAAGTTGGTGCGAAATGCTGATAACGAAGCTTCCGTGTCG GAAGTATGCATTGTAAATGGAAGATGCTGCATAAAAGTAACAGGGGATAAGTCTTCACCTTTTGATGGATTACTACTCTCCAG TGGCACAGATGCTGGAAGTATGGTAGAACCAATTGTTGCAGTTCCACTGAATGATGAGCTGCAGCAAGCAAGAGCTCTAGTGGCTAAAGCTGAACTGGATGCTTTATCGAAAATGACTGATAAG ATTCTTCTTGAGCTTGATAATATTCGGATTTTACTGCAAGCAACAGTTGAACTTGATAAG GTTGCAGCTCGTGCAAAATATAGTATAGCATATGATGGTACATATCCTGATCTCTATTTACCCAACTTCGTAAATGGAACAGTCAGTACTGCTACAGGCGGGTCTATCAGTACAATTTCCTCAGCTCACCTCTCTAAGAAGTCATGGAAACTGTGCATGCCAAATGCATACCATCCATTATTGCTCCAACAACACCAGGAAAATCTGCATCGTGCAAAAAAGGATGTAGCAAGTGCCACAGCA GAAatccggaggaggaggatataTGGACAAGACAATGTAGAAGAAGATCAACTGGCATCTGACCTCGATTTAATGAAAATTAGG GTCTCCCAGATGGAGAAAGACCGTCCAGTACCAGTAGATTTTTTCATTGCTGAAGGAACTACTGTATTGGTCATAACTGGTCCAAACACAGGGGGCAAAACAATCAGCTTGAAGACAGTTGGTCTGGCATCTTTAATGGCTAAAATAG GTTTATACATTCTAGCTTCTGAACCAGTAAAAATTCCGTGGTTCAATGCTGTTTATGCTGACATTGGAGATGAGCAGTCTTTGACACAATCACTCTCCACATTTTCTGGGCATCTAAAGCAGATCGGA GCCATTCGCGCACGGTCAACTTCACAATCCTTGGTTCTTTTGGATGAG GTTGGAGCTGGTACAAATCCACTTGAAGGAGCTGCTTTGGGGATGTCTCTTTTGGAATCTTTTGCTGAAGCTGGTTCCTTTCTGACTCTAGCAACAACTCATCATGGAGAACTTAAAACGTTAAAATATAG CAATGATTTGTTTGAGAACGCGTGCATGGAATTTGATGAAGATAATCTAAAGCCCACATTTCGGATTCTCTGGGGAATACCAG GACGTTCAAATGCAATCAATATTGCTGAAAGACTTGGTTTGCCCTCGGACATAATAGAAAGCTCACGACAGTTACTTGGAACAGCTGGTGCAGAGATAAACGCG ttGATAATGGACATGGAAAATTTCAAACAACAATATCAACATCATCTTCAAGAGGCACAATATTATGTTAT GCAGTCCAAGGAGCTTCACAATAACTTGGAAGTGGCACAGAAGAACATTATAGACCACACTTCTgctcaaagaaaaagaaaggcgAGAGTAATTTCAGAGTATGCTGTTATGGCTCGTTCCATTATACGTAAGAAGTTTCAGCAGTTCCGCGAATCTGCAATAGCCAAAAGAGTGCTTGAAGAAGAGAAAGCTGTGCAGAACGACAAACCTGAGAGATTGAAGGACCCTGAACCAACGAGTACTCCTGCTGTCAAAAAGGCACAGAACACAAACATCAGCATGGCCACAACGACCGAAG GTGAAGATAATGGGATTCCGGAAGTTGGAGATTTAGTTTATGTTCCTAAGCTCAAAAACGAAGCTACTGTTGTCAAAATAGACTCATCGAAGAACGAAGTGCAAGTCCAAGCTGGTATAATGAAGctcaaactaaaattcaaagaTGTCAAGATTCAGAAGAGGATCTCCAGATAA
- the LOC127785634 gene encoding uncharacterized protein LOC127785634 isoform X2, with translation MAIVSLMLFVESLQVTIKAAMKQDEDSHERLISLTETILDADINKSLVKSIQDVIDDDGSVKDTASPELRRYREQVQVLESRLYQLMDKLVRNADNEASVSEVCIVNGRCCIKVTGDKSSPFDGLLLSSGTDAGSMVEPIVAVPLNDELQQARALVAKAELDALSKMTDKILLELDNIRILLQATVELDKVAARAKYSIAYDGTYPDLYLPNFVNGTVSTATGGSISTISSAHLSKKSWKLCMPNAYHPLLLQQHQENLHRAKKDVASATAEIRRRRIYGQDNVEEDQLASDLDLMKIRVSQMEKDRPVPVDFFIAEGTTVLVITGPNTGGKTISLKTVGLASLMAKIGLYILASEPVKIPWFNAVYADIGDEQSLTQSLSTFSGHLKQIGAIRARSTSQSLVLLDEVGAGTNPLEGAALGMSLLESFAEAGSFLTLATTHHGELKTLKYSNDLFENACMEFDEDNLKPTFRILWGIPGRSNAINIAERLGLPSDIIESSRQLLGTAGAEINALIMDMENFKQQYQHHLQEAQYYVMQSKELHNNLEVAQKNIIDHTSAQRKRKARVISEYAVMARSIIRKKFQQFRESAIAKRVLEEEKAVQNDKPERLKDPEPTSTPAVKKAQNTNISMATTTEGEDNGIPEVGDLVYVPKLKNEATVVKIDSSKNEVQVQAGIMKLKLKFKDVKIQKRISR, from the exons ATGGCCATTGTTAGCCTGATGCTCTTTGTTGAATCCTTGCAAGTAACTATCAAAGCTGCTATGAAGCAAGATGAGGACTCACATGAACGATTAATCAGTCTTACAGAAACG ATACTAGATGCTGACATTAATAAGTCATTGGTGAAATCAATACAAGATGTAATAGATGACGATGGCTCCGTAAAAGACACTGCA AGCCCTGAGCTAAGACGATATCGAGAGCAAGTCCAGGTCCTAGAGAGCAGG TTGTATCAGCTTATGGACAAGTTGGTGCGAAATGCTGATAACGAAGCTTCCGTGTCG GAAGTATGCATTGTAAATGGAAGATGCTGCATAAAAGTAACAGGGGATAAGTCTTCACCTTTTGATGGATTACTACTCTCCAG TGGCACAGATGCTGGAAGTATGGTAGAACCAATTGTTGCAGTTCCACTGAATGATGAGCTGCAGCAAGCAAGAGCTCTAGTGGCTAAAGCTGAACTGGATGCTTTATCGAAAATGACTGATAAG ATTCTTCTTGAGCTTGATAATATTCGGATTTTACTGCAAGCAACAGTTGAACTTGATAAG GTTGCAGCTCGTGCAAAATATAGTATAGCATATGATGGTACATATCCTGATCTCTATTTACCCAACTTCGTAAATGGAACAGTCAGTACTGCTACAGGCGGGTCTATCAGTACAATTTCCTCAGCTCACCTCTCTAAGAAGTCATGGAAACTGTGCATGCCAAATGCATACCATCCATTATTGCTCCAACAACACCAGGAAAATCTGCATCGTGCAAAAAAGGATGTAGCAAGTGCCACAGCA GAAatccggaggaggaggatataTGGACAAGACAATGTAGAAGAAGATCAACTGGCATCTGACCTCGATTTAATGAAAATTAGG GTCTCCCAGATGGAGAAAGACCGTCCAGTACCAGTAGATTTTTTCATTGCTGAAGGAACTACTGTATTGGTCATAACTGGTCCAAACACAGGGGGCAAAACAATCAGCTTGAAGACAGTTGGTCTGGCATCTTTAATGGCTAAAATAG GTTTATACATTCTAGCTTCTGAACCAGTAAAAATTCCGTGGTTCAATGCTGTTTATGCTGACATTGGAGATGAGCAGTCTTTGACACAATCACTCTCCACATTTTCTGGGCATCTAAAGCAGATCGGA GCCATTCGCGCACGGTCAACTTCACAATCCTTGGTTCTTTTGGATGAG GTTGGAGCTGGTACAAATCCACTTGAAGGAGCTGCTTTGGGGATGTCTCTTTTGGAATCTTTTGCTGAAGCTGGTTCCTTTCTGACTCTAGCAACAACTCATCATGGAGAACTTAAAACGTTAAAATATAG CAATGATTTGTTTGAGAACGCGTGCATGGAATTTGATGAAGATAATCTAAAGCCCACATTTCGGATTCTCTGGGGAATACCAG GACGTTCAAATGCAATCAATATTGCTGAAAGACTTGGTTTGCCCTCGGACATAATAGAAAGCTCACGACAGTTACTTGGAACAGCTGGTGCAGAGATAAACGCG ttGATAATGGACATGGAAAATTTCAAACAACAATATCAACATCATCTTCAAGAGGCACAATATTATGTTAT GCAGTCCAAGGAGCTTCACAATAACTTGGAAGTGGCACAGAAGAACATTATAGACCACACTTCTgctcaaagaaaaagaaaggcgAGAGTAATTTCAGAGTATGCTGTTATGGCTCGTTCCATTATACGTAAGAAGTTTCAGCAGTTCCGCGAATCTGCAATAGCCAAAAGAGTGCTTGAAGAAGAGAAAGCTGTGCAGAACGACAAACCTGAGAGATTGAAGGACCCTGAACCAACGAGTACTCCTGCTGTCAAAAAGGCACAGAACACAAACATCAGCATGGCCACAACGACCGAAG GTGAAGATAATGGGATTCCGGAAGTTGGAGATTTAGTTTATGTTCCTAAGCTCAAAAACGAAGCTACTGTTGTCAAAATAGACTCATCGAAGAACGAAGTGCAAGTCCAAGCTGGTATAATGAAGctcaaactaaaattcaaagaTGTCAAGATTCAGAAGAGGATCTCCAGATAA